Proteins co-encoded in one Stenotrophomonas maltophilia genomic window:
- the motA gene encoding flagellar motor stator protein MotA, whose translation MLIIVGFLVVIISVLGGYLGAHGRLGALWQPYELVIIGGAALGAFLVGTPAKTVKQTLQAMVGVFKGPRYKQQDYIDVLSLLYELLNKARREGFMALEDHVERPAESALFGNYPKVQADHHLIDFITDCLRLMIGSNIEPHELEPLLELELEKHHAEAMAPSQVLTKVADGLPGFGIVAAVLGIVITMGSIGGDIVEVGGHVAGALVGTFLGILLGYGFVGPMAAAMEARAEQDSRIYESVKTALLACLRGYNPKIALEFARKTLPSNVRPAFSDFEQHLKTVK comes from the coding sequence TTCCTGGTTGTCATCATCAGCGTGCTGGGCGGCTACCTCGGCGCACATGGCCGCCTGGGGGCGCTGTGGCAGCCGTATGAGCTGGTCATCATCGGCGGTGCCGCGCTGGGTGCATTCCTGGTCGGCACCCCGGCCAAGACGGTCAAGCAGACCCTGCAGGCGATGGTGGGCGTGTTCAAGGGCCCGCGCTACAAGCAGCAGGACTACATCGATGTGCTCAGCCTGCTCTACGAACTGCTCAACAAGGCCCGCCGCGAGGGCTTCATGGCGCTGGAAGACCATGTCGAGCGCCCGGCCGAGAGCGCACTGTTCGGCAACTATCCCAAGGTGCAGGCCGATCACCACCTGATCGACTTCATCACCGACTGCCTGCGCCTGATGATCGGCAGCAACATCGAGCCGCACGAGCTGGAGCCGCTGCTGGAACTGGAGCTGGAAAAGCACCACGCCGAGGCCATGGCACCGTCGCAGGTGCTGACCAAGGTCGCCGACGGATTGCCCGGTTTCGGCATCGTGGCGGCGGTGCTGGGCATCGTCATCACCATGGGCTCGATCGGTGGCGACATCGTCGAGGTCGGTGGCCACGTCGCCGGTGCGCTGGTCGGTACCTTCCTCGGCATCCTGCTGGGCTACGGTTTCGTCGGCCCGATGGCGGCGGCGATGGAAGCGCGCGCCGAACAGGACAGCCGCATCTACGAATCAGTGAAGACCGCCCTGCTGGCCTGCCTGCGCGGCTACAACCCGAAGATCGCGCTGGAATTCGCCCGCAAGACGCTGCCCTCGAACGTGCGTCCGGCCTTCTCCGATTTCGAGCAGCACCTGAAGACGGTCAAGTAA